The Winogradskyella schleiferi genome has a window encoding:
- the proS gene encoding proline--tRNA ligase → MGKNLTSRAEDYSKWYNELVVKADLAENSAVRGCMVIKPYGYAIWEKMQAELDRMFKETGHENAYFPLFVPKSLFEAEEKNAEGFAKECAVVTHYRLQNDPDNPGKLRVDPEAKLEEELVVRPTSEAIIWNTYKGWIQSYRDLPILINQWANVVRWEMRTRLFLRTAEFLWQEGHTAHATKSEALVEAEQMNDVYAEFAEDFMAIPVIKGVKTESERFAGAIETYCIEALMQDGKALQAGTSHFLGQNFAKAFDVKFTNNEGKLDYVWATSWGVSTRLMGALIMTHSDDKGLVLPPNLAPSQVVIVPIYKTDEQFDAITEKAENIIKELKSLGVSCKFDKRTTHRPGAKFAQHELQGVPLRIAIGPKDLENNTIELARRDTLTKEIVPMDELTSKVKNLLEVIQEELFKKALNFRNEHITEVDDFDTFKKVLETKTGFISAHWDGTDETEQKIKELTKATIRCIPMNNKMEDGKCVYSGQPSNQRVLFAKAY, encoded by the coding sequence ATGGGCAAAAATCTTACTAGTAGAGCTGAAGATTATTCAAAATGGTATAATGAATTGGTTGTGAAAGCCGATTTAGCCGAAAATTCAGCGGTTAGAGGTTGTATGGTTATTAAACCTTATGGTTACGCTATTTGGGAAAAAATGCAAGCTGAACTAGATAGAATGTTCAAAGAAACAGGGCATGAGAATGCTTATTTTCCATTATTTGTGCCTAAAAGCTTATTTGAGGCGGAAGAGAAGAACGCAGAAGGTTTTGCTAAAGAATGTGCGGTAGTTACCCATTATCGCTTACAAAATGATCCTGATAATCCAGGGAAGTTGAGGGTAGATCCTGAAGCAAAATTGGAAGAAGAACTCGTGGTGCGACCAACGAGTGAAGCGATTATTTGGAATACCTACAAAGGGTGGATCCAAAGTTACAGGGATTTACCAATCTTAATTAATCAATGGGCAAATGTTGTCCGCTGGGAAATGCGAACACGTCTATTCTTGAGAACAGCTGAGTTTTTATGGCAAGAAGGACATACTGCACATGCGACAAAATCGGAGGCACTGGTGGAAGCAGAGCAAATGAATGATGTCTATGCGGAATTTGCAGAAGACTTTATGGCCATTCCTGTTATTAAAGGGGTAAAAACTGAAAGCGAACGTTTTGCAGGTGCCATAGAAACCTATTGTATTGAAGCTTTGATGCAGGATGGGAAAGCACTTCAAGCTGGTACTTCCCATTTTTTAGGACAGAATTTTGCGAAAGCATTTGATGTGAAGTTTACGAATAATGAAGGCAAATTAGATTACGTTTGGGCGACATCCTGGGGTGTTTCAACTCGATTAATGGGAGCATTGATCATGACCCATAGTGACGACAAAGGGTTAGTTTTACCACCAAATTTAGCACCATCTCAGGTCGTAATTGTCCCTATATACAAGACGGATGAACAATTTGATGCCATTACGGAAAAAGCTGAAAACATAATAAAAGAGCTTAAATCATTAGGTGTAAGTTGCAAATTTGATAAAAGAACGACACACAGACCAGGTGCAAAATTTGCGCAACACGAATTACAAGGCGTACCGTTACGAATTGCGATAGGTCCAAAAGATTTAGAGAATAATACTATTGAATTGGCAAGACGCGACACGCTCACCAAGGAAATTGTGCCAATGGATGAGTTGACATCTAAGGTTAAGAATCTGTTGGAAGTTATTCAAGAAGAACTATTTAAAAAGGCTTTGAATTTTAGAAACGAGCATATTACTGAGGTTGATGATTTTGATACCTTTAAAAAAGTTTTAGAAACAAAAACAGGTTTTATTTCGGCACATTGGGATGGTACTGATGAGACAGAGCAAAAGATCAAAGAGCTTACCAAGGCAACAATTCGTTGTATTCCTATGAACAATAAAATGGAAGATGGCAAGTGCGTTTACAGTGGGCAACCATCAAACCAACGCGTGCTATTTGCAAAGGCTTATTAA
- a CDS encoding OmpP1/FadL family transporter: MKKLLILAIGLVSSSYVLAQDVTDAVRYSMDEIQGTARFRAMSGAFGALGGDMSSVNINPAGSAVFNNSQASLSLGIFNTKNEISYFNGNNSASNTNLDLNQLGAAFVFNNMNSNSPWKKFSLGVAYDSSANYDDDWVASGTNPITSIAEYFLGNAQGLRLDEISRFSGESYSEAYSEIGSYYGFQNQQAFLGYESFLIDPVEDTDENTAYISNVNGGNYNQRYAYASTGYNGKLAFNFATDYNDRLFFGINLNSHFINYEKYTILRETNSNNASMVNNIFFENLLSSTGSGFSFQLGTIAKLTDDLRVGLSYNSPTWYRISDELVQGIDSNIADPDIGFIGNIVNIYEEYKLQTPGKFTGSLAYVFGIKGLISFDYSIKDYSNTKFKPTSDILFSSLNNDINNSLDFAASYRLGGEYRYKQLSFRGGYRFEESPYIDDTFYGDLNGYSLGLGYAFGNLNLDIAFSQAQRDINYQLYNVGLTDSAEIQSKFTDVVLTLGFNL; this comes from the coding sequence ATGAAAAAATTACTTATACTAGCTATAGGCTTAGTAAGTTCATCTTATGTTTTAGCTCAGGATGTTACTGATGCCGTGCGTTATTCCATGGATGAAATTCAAGGTACAGCACGTTTTAGAGCTATGAGTGGCGCTTTCGGAGCACTTGGAGGCGACATGTCTAGTGTTAATATTAATCCTGCTGGCTCAGCGGTATTTAATAATAGTCAGGCCTCTTTATCCTTAGGTATATTTAACACTAAAAATGAAATTAGTTATTTTAACGGAAACAATTCCGCTTCTAATACAAATTTAGATCTAAATCAGTTAGGAGCAGCTTTTGTATTTAATAATATGAACTCAAACTCACCATGGAAAAAGTTCTCATTAGGGGTTGCTTATGATAGTTCAGCTAATTATGATGACGATTGGGTTGCAAGTGGCACAAACCCAATCACATCGATAGCTGAGTATTTTTTAGGAAATGCACAAGGTTTACGTTTAGACGAAATTTCTAGATTCAGTGGTGAATCATACTCAGAAGCTTATTCTGAAATTGGTTCATATTACGGTTTCCAAAATCAACAAGCATTTTTGGGTTATGAAAGTTTTCTAATTGACCCTGTCGAAGATACTGATGAAAACACAGCTTACATATCAAATGTAAATGGAGGAAACTATAATCAACGTTATGCCTACGCAAGCACAGGTTACAATGGCAAATTAGCCTTTAATTTTGCAACAGATTATAATGATAGATTATTCTTCGGAATTAACCTAAATAGCCATTTTATCAATTACGAAAAATATACTATTTTAAGAGAAACTAACTCAAATAATGCGTCAATGGTCAATAATATCTTTTTTGAAAATTTATTATCCTCAACTGGAAGCGGTTTTTCTTTTCAACTAGGAACTATCGCTAAATTGACAGATGATTTAAGAGTTGGATTGTCTTACAATTCCCCAACATGGTATAGAATCAGTGATGAGTTAGTTCAAGGTATAGATTCAAATATTGCGGATCCAGATATTGGATTTATTGGTAATATTGTTAATATCTACGAAGAGTACAAATTACAAACCCCTGGAAAATTTACTGGAAGCTTGGCCTATGTTTTTGGTATAAAAGGCTTAATTAGCTTTGATTATTCAATAAAGGATTATAGTAATACTAAATTCAAGCCAACTTCTGACATTTTATTTTCTAGTTTAAACAACGATATTAATAATAGCTTAGACTTTGCTGCTTCATATAGACTTGGAGGCGAATACCGTTATAAGCAACTGAGTTTTAGAGGCGGTTATCGCTTTGAGGAAAGCCCTTATATAGACGATACTTTTTATGGAGATCTTAATGGATATTCTCTTGGATTGGGCTATGCTTTTGGTAATCTCAATTTAGACATCGCTTTTAGTCAAGCGCAACGCGATATTAACTATCAATTATATAATGTTGGACTCACTGATTCAGCAGAAATACAATCAAAATTTACTGACGTCGTCTTAACTCTAGGCTTTAACCTATAA
- a CDS encoding helix-turn-helix domain-containing protein, with product MKLFLKFDFTKISNVILEEKLKACNFKYRQTSFGEIELLERVSSQQLETFKNSIKDYGIYIVEDAKKIMVEKIKDTIMDMIFNEKNEINVKTSVFLSEKLNQSYSYLSNLFSEVTFTSIENFIILQKIEYTKRLLTNEELSLTEIAYKLNYSSVAHLSKQFKNTTGITPSAFQRIIAKRKEHKLDS from the coding sequence ATGAAGTTATTTTTAAAATTCGATTTCACTAAAATTAGCAATGTTATTCTAGAAGAAAAATTGAAGGCTTGCAATTTTAAATACCGGCAAACTTCCTTCGGAGAAATTGAACTTTTGGAAAGGGTCTCTAGCCAGCAATTAGAAACATTTAAGAACAGCATTAAGGACTATGGTATTTATATTGTTGAAGATGCTAAAAAAATAATGGTTGAGAAGATTAAGGATACTATAATGGATATGATTTTTAACGAAAAGAATGAGATCAACGTTAAAACTTCAGTCTTTTTGTCCGAAAAATTGAATCAAAGTTATAGTTATCTTTCAAACTTATTTTCGGAAGTTACGTTTACCTCCATTGAGAATTTTATAATTTTGCAAAAAATAGAATACACTAAGAGGTTACTGACAAATGAAGAATTATCCTTAACCGAAATAGCTTATAAACTCAATTATTCTAGTGTGGCTCATTTGAGCAAGCAATTTAAAAATACTACAGGAATTACCCCTTCAGCTTTTCAGCGAATTATAGCAAAGCGAAAAGAACATAAGTTGGACTCATAA
- a CDS encoding lipid-binding SYLF domain-containing protein, protein MKRRNLILTMALLFVTVFAFGQNKDDKRVMMDAEKSTKLLKSSDEGIEKFMDNAAGYVVFPNVGEGALIVGAASGNGVVYSDGMPIGMASLKKLDIGLQAGGEAYTEIIFFETEDALNEFKEGNFELSAEAKVIMVDKGASKNANYSDGVIVFVRPKAGAMADISVGGQKFSYSEF, encoded by the coding sequence ATGAAACGTAGAAATTTAATACTAACAATGGCATTGCTGTTTGTAACTGTATTTGCATTTGGGCAAAATAAAGATGATAAGCGTGTAATGATGGATGCCGAAAAATCCACTAAGTTACTTAAGAGCTCAGATGAAGGTATAGAGAAATTTATGGATAACGCTGCAGGTTATGTTGTATTTCCTAATGTAGGGGAAGGTGCATTAATTGTAGGAGCAGCATCGGGAAATGGAGTGGTATATAGCGACGGAATGCCAATTGGTATGGCCAGTTTAAAAAAATTAGATATTGGTCTGCAAGCAGGAGGCGAAGCTTATACCGAAATTATTTTCTTTGAAACAGAGGATGCGCTAAACGAATTTAAAGAAGGCAATTTTGAGCTTTCGGCAGAAGCAAAAGTGATAATGGTAGATAAAGGCGCAAGTAAAAACGCCAATTATAGCGATGGCGTCATAGTCTTTGTAAGACCTAAAGCAGGAGCTATGGCTGATATTTCTGTGGGTGGCCAAAAATTTAGTTATTCAGAATTTTAA
- a CDS encoding response regulator — MNEDYIYIALADDDEDDRFFFTEAFEELKVTNKVSTFKDGAELMHYLEAPDNEIPDLLFLDLNMPKKSGIECLKDIKANKKFKDLVIAIYSTSSSEEDVEETFVLGANIYIKKPNDFEKLKKVLSEVVTTNWQYHTNGLNKENFLLRL, encoded by the coding sequence ATGAATGAAGATTATATTTATATTGCCTTGGCCGACGATGATGAAGATGATAGGTTCTTTTTTACTGAAGCATTTGAAGAATTAAAAGTAACGAATAAAGTTTCAACCTTTAAGGATGGTGCAGAATTGATGCATTATTTAGAAGCACCTGACAATGAAATTCCAGATCTGTTGTTTTTAGATTTGAACATGCCGAAAAAATCAGGAATAGAATGCTTAAAGGACATCAAGGCCAATAAAAAATTTAAGGATTTAGTCATAGCCATTTATTCCACATCGTCCTCAGAAGAAGATGTAGAAGAAACCTTTGTTTTGGGCGCGAATATCTACATTAAAAAACCCAATGATTTTGAAAAATTAAAGAAGGTTCTTTCTGAAGTGGTAACCACGAATTGGCAGTATCATACTAATGGTTTAAATAAAGAAAACTTTTTATTGCGTCTCTAA
- the rpsT gene encoding 30S ribosomal protein S20, which produces MANHKSALKRIRSNEKRRVLNKYYHKTTRNAIKKLREITDAKEAQAMLPSVHSMIDKLAKKNIIHANKAGNLKSKLTKHVAAI; this is translated from the coding sequence ATGGCAAATCATAAGTCAGCTTTAAAAAGAATTAGAAGTAACGAAAAAAGACGTGTACTTAATAAGTATTATCATAAAACGACGCGTAATGCAATTAAGAAGTTACGTGAAATTACTGATGCAAAAGAAGCACAAGCAATGTTGCCTTCTGTACATAGCATGATTGATAAGTTAGCAAAGAAAAATATTATTCATGCTAACAAGGCTGGTAACTTAAAGTCAAAGTTAACTAAACATGTTGCGGCAATATAG
- a CDS encoding DUF4403 family protein encodes MDDSEIPVSNDISITIPVKVNFTAIENYLNEKFAGEIISKVDTKGKEIKYAKIIDIKIAKSNSETYNIEIIIKLQTLTFLYRNRELNITISAELILNVDKQKLFVANYKIDSKGKSWFTDQMLKSIVNTFIYQKIIKKLAFDLKPIVKDNLNSINTKLASNFELKEGISLIGSLENLSISHIKLKDDHLWVLIKIKGWGILNIENF; translated from the coding sequence ATGGATGATAGTGAAATTCCCGTTAGTAATGACATCTCAATAACTATTCCCGTAAAAGTAAATTTTACAGCTATTGAAAACTATTTGAATGAAAAATTTGCTGGGGAAATTATAAGTAAAGTAGATACTAAGGGAAAGGAAATTAAGTATGCTAAAATTATTGATATAAAAATAGCCAAGAGCAATTCTGAAACATACAACATTGAGATAATAATAAAATTACAAACGCTTACATTTCTTTACCGCAATAGAGAACTGAACATCACGATCTCAGCAGAGCTAATATTAAATGTTGACAAACAGAAACTATTTGTTGCTAATTATAAAATTGATAGCAAGGGTAAAAGCTGGTTTACCGATCAAATGCTAAAGTCTATTGTAAACACTTTTATCTATCAAAAAATTATTAAAAAATTAGCCTTTGACCTAAAACCCATTGTGAAAGATAATTTGAATTCAATAAATACCAAACTCGCTTCAAATTTTGAACTCAAGGAAGGTATCTCACTAATTGGATCTTTAGAAAATTTAAGCATTTCCCATATTAAATTAAAAGATGACCATTTATGGGTTCTCATAAAGATCAAAGGATGGGGAATTCTTAATATCGAGAATTTTTAA
- a CDS encoding Gfo/Idh/MocA family protein, with amino-acid sequence MKTYNWGIIGCGNVTELKSGPAYQKTDGFNLSAVMRRDISKGKDYAKRHKVPKFHVEADDLINDSDIDAVYIATPPDSHEYYALKVAKANKICCIEKPMAPTYEACLNINKAFQSKNLPLFVAYYRRSLPRFTQIKSWIDEHKIGKVRHISRQLCKPASAIDLSKTYNWRTDANIAPAGYFDDLASHGLDLFAYLLGDFSQAHGIAINQQGLYSAMDAVTGNWLHKSGITGSGSWNFGTEKREDLVQIFGSEGKIEFSIFDENPVKLECNGKSKSIMIENPENIQLHHVQNIKKHLWNQITHPSTGETAAHTAWVMNQILR; translated from the coding sequence ATGAAGACATATAATTGGGGAATTATTGGTTGCGGCAATGTAACAGAATTAAAAAGTGGACCTGCTTATCAAAAAACAGACGGCTTTAATTTATCTGCCGTAATGCGAAGAGATATATCCAAAGGGAAAGATTATGCCAAAAGACATAAAGTTCCGAAATTTCACGTAGAAGCTGACGACCTTATAAATGATTCTGATATTGATGCCGTTTATATAGCAACACCTCCAGATTCCCATGAATATTATGCCCTAAAAGTCGCTAAAGCAAATAAGATCTGTTGTATTGAAAAACCTATGGCGCCAACTTATGAAGCTTGTTTAAATATCAATAAAGCTTTTCAATCTAAAAATCTGCCATTGTTCGTGGCCTACTACAGGCGTTCCTTACCTCGATTTACGCAAATTAAATCTTGGATTGATGAACACAAAATTGGTAAGGTAAGGCATATCAGTAGGCAACTCTGCAAACCAGCCAGCGCCATCGATTTATCTAAAACTTATAATTGGCGTACAGACGCCAACATTGCTCCTGCTGGTTATTTTGATGATTTAGCATCACATGGATTAGATTTGTTCGCCTATTTATTAGGAGACTTTTCGCAAGCTCATGGTATAGCGATAAACCAACAAGGTTTATATTCAGCAATGGATGCTGTTACAGGAAATTGGCTTCACAAATCTGGAATAACAGGTTCTGGTAGTTGGAATTTCGGTACTGAAAAACGGGAAGACCTTGTCCAAATATTTGGAAGCGAAGGAAAAATTGAATTTTCAATCTTTGATGAAAACCCAGTCAAACTTGAATGTAATGGTAAATCGAAAAGTATAATGATTGAAAATCCTGAAAATATTCAGTTGCATCATGTGCAGAATATAAAGAAACATTTATGGAACCAAATCACGCATCCCTCAACCGGTGAGACTGCTGCACATACGGCTTGGGTTATGAATCAAATACTCAGGTAA